The Aestuariibaculum lutulentum genome segment GTCTGGGTGCTGCTTCTGTTTTACTTTCAAAAACATTGGCTCCCAAAGCAATACAAAACATATAATGATGCATTAAAGTATCGATTGGTATTGAAGCAAAACCTACTACTCCTGTTTTTGCGAGTTCAATAAGTTGCTCATAAGTTTTGGGAACGTCTAAGCCTTTTTTCAACATTAAATCTTCTCTCCAAGTCGCTATTGGTGTTGCTGCATCGGTTGCCAAGGTCCATTGTTTTCCATCTACATTGTAACTCGCGTTCGACTTACCCACACTATTATCGGCCAATTCCTTTAAAAATTCCTGACTCAAATAATCATCGAAAGGTAATAACACCTGATCTCTTGCAGCTATCGACACATGAGGATTATCCATGATTAACAAATCATACTCACTTGTTAACACGTCCAGTGGAGCATCGGCAAAGGCCTGCAATGAACGCTTCTCCCAGGTAATTCTAACATCAGGATATAATTCTTCAAATCGTTGTGCTGTGGCGACTACAGAGGTAAAACCACGTGTATGATTCCAAGCAATTCCTTTTAAATTTATCATTTATTTTTCAATTCTTAATTATTGTAACAACCCTTTGGGCCATTGATAACTCCCTGGCTTTACGGTTATATACACTTCTTCATTCTTTTTTTTTAGCCTAACAACTCCAGGACTCAGCTCTGTAAGTGGAACAAACTCATTCCATCCTAGTGTTTTTAAAATATTGTAAGCGGTTGCTCCTCCTTCGATAAAAATTTCTTCAACTCTGGTTCTGTTTATAACTTCCTTTACAACCCTAGATAATCTCTGTTTTAACAACAAGGAACTATTCTCAAATTTAACCACCTGATTTGAAACCCTTAATACCGCCTTTCCAACTGAATCCAACTCTTTTTCTATAAGGGATATCCAACTTTTAAAACGATTTTCTTCAAGTTCCTTTTCCAGAAAATAATCAGGAAACAGTAATACCGGACACCCTTTTTGCTTTAACTCACTAGCAAATTTTACGCTATTTGGATGTATACTTCCTGAGACAAGGAAATAATTTTCAAAGGATTCTTGATGTGATTTTGAATTATTTTTAAGACTTAACTGATTTTTAATTAAAAATTGTTCAAAAAAAGCAGCACTCCCCGCTACTAAGCAAGTTGATTTTTCAAAATACTCTAACGCTTTTATTAAATCTGATTCACAATTACAATCTGAAATATAAATACCATCAGATTCCAAATCATTGAATCCCTCCAAATGAATATTATCAGCTTTAAAAGCATGATTTTTAGTTCTATTTAAAAGTAATTCTTTAACAGAAGAAGTCTTAGCAGGAAAATCCGGATCATTAACAAACCCCGTTTTTCCTATTTCTATACCTTCTACATAATAAACTCCTTTCTCTATAAAACGTCCTCCCGTTGGGTTTGCCGGTTGTAAAATAACCTTATTCTTTTCTGTAGCTTTCATCGTTGCCTTTAACTCTACTAAAATATGACCACGAAGTACAGAATCGCATTTTTTAAATATCATTTGATTTGAGTTCCTTTTCAGAACTTTACTTACTAATTGCAAATGAATATTATAAGCTTCATCTTCTGATAATGAACG includes the following:
- a CDS encoding four-carbon acid sugar kinase family protein; translated protein: MITVIADDFTGAAEIAGICLRYGIDVAFGIDVVPENNALISVIATDSRSLSEDEAYNIHLQLVSKVLKRNSNQMIFKKCDSVLRGHILVELKATMKATEKNKVILQPANPTGGRFIEKGVYYVEGIEIGKTGFVNDPDFPAKTSSVKELLLNRTKNHAFKADNIHLEGFNDLESDGIYISDCNCESDLIKALEYFEKSTCLVAGSAAFFEQFLIKNQLSLKNNSKSHQESFENYFLVSGSIHPNSVKFASELKQKGCPVLLFPDYFLEKELEENRFKSWISLIEKELDSVGKAVLRVSNQVVKFENSSLLLKQRLSRVVKEVINRTRVEEIFIEGGATAYNILKTLGWNEFVPLTELSPGVVRLKKKNEEVYITVKPGSYQWPKGLLQ